The Patescibacteria group bacterium sequence TTATGCGAATTAGGATAAGTTGCCGCAGCTACCTATTATGTGGCAATTCCATAATATAGTTTATGGTAATACCGCAAGTGATATGGGTAGCATCTTTCTATTTCTTTTCTGAATTTTTATAATGTAGACATATGAAAGATAAATGTGTAGAAGAGCTGCTCCAACGTGTAAGAAAAATCCATAGTGACTGCTACCAATTAATAAGCCGAACATTAGGAAAGGATTTGCCAGTTGCAGGTAATATTGGGGTATTTTGTCAATCGGAGGAAGAATACGAGAAGTTTGAAGAAGTACGAAAAGGGCTAATAAAGCCCTCGGGTAATTCCAAGCGGAAGTATTTTAAGCTGAAGGAACCAGTCGTTATAGAAGCTGGTTCCGATACTCCAAAAGCTATTTATAGGTATTTATATGTTCGGAAACCAGAAACCACTCCTTTTGGGAGTTACTTGGGGGATATAGATTTTGTTATGGAGCCAGGAGAATATAAAATTTTTAGGGACTCCGTGGTAGCGGGTAAGGTAAGGGGAACAAAGCTGTTCGACCGTCCCGGTTGGGATACAGTGCAAATTACAGACCCGGAAATCAGTTCGGTAGCATTTGTAAGTACAAAAGAGTTTGCTGAGAAGGTTAGAGTTAGGTCTAATTAGAAATTTCAACGGGAATATGGTCCTCTTTTGTCCAGCCGGGTTCTGAATATATTTCGGCCCAACACTCTTCGCCATCACGGCTTTTTGCCCAATGAACTTTACCCGGCTCTACCATGTATTTATCCCCTGGTTCTAAAATTATAGTTTCGTCTTCCACATATAATTCAAGAGTACCGGAAATGACAGTGTAGTAGTTAGTTGTTTTTAGGTGTTTGTGTGGTTTGCTGGAGATAATTACTTCAATTGCCCTGTCGTATTCTGGATGTTTTTCCGTTGGCTCAATTTCGCAGGCAAAATGCTTGCCGCGACCGTCAAGGTCAAAAGCCTTCTTCCCTGGATATTTGGTTCTCAGTTGGTTTAATATTCGTTTGGACCTCTGTTCTTTTGTTTCTTTTTTCATTTTAAAGTCTTTAACTTTTGTAATTTTAACACAAGTGAGGCGTATAAGCCCTGTTTTTTGTGGGTAATTTTTATGAAACTGCTCGACATTCGTCGTCTATTTTCGTAAAACACTTCGCAAAGTTTTGGGTAGCAAGATTTGTGTCTTTATGTTATAATAATGGTGCTTAGGAAGATGGCAAACGCGGTGATGCGGAGCATCACCTACGGATTCTCGCTGATTAGGAAAGACCTGATTAGCGCTGATAGCTTTGGGGATAAAAAAACCCGTTAAAGCAAATCGGCGAAAATC is a genomic window containing:
- a CDS encoding cupin domain-containing protein, with the translated sequence MKKETKEQRSKRILNQLRTKYPGKKAFDLDGRGKHFACEIEPTEKHPEYDRAIEVIISSKPHKHLKTTNYYTVISGTLELYVEDETIILEPGDKYMVEPGKVHWAKSRDGEECWAEIYSEPGWTKEDHIPVEISN